A DNA window from Anas acuta chromosome 4, bAnaAcu1.1, whole genome shotgun sequence contains the following coding sequences:
- the CBR4 gene encoding 3-oxoacyl-[acyl-carrier-protein] reductase isoform X1, with protein MGKVCAIFGGSRGIGKAVAELLAQKGCRLAIIARNLEVAQTTARSLGAGHLALSCDVSKEQEVQNTFEEMQRKLGPINYLVNAAAINRDGLLLRTKTEDMVSQIHTNLLGTMLTCKAAVKSMIQQQGGAIVNIGSVVGLKGNSGQSVYSASKAGVVGFSRALAKEVARKQIRVNVVAPGFVHTEMTAHLEEEELKKAIPLGRFGDPHEVAHAVLFLLESPYVTGSTLIVDGGLQLLT; from the exons atgGGCAAGGTTTGCGCCATTTTTGGAGGATCCCGAGGAATAGGAAAAGCTGTTGCAGAATTATTGGCACAGAAAGGCTGCCGCCTGGCGATTATTGCTAGAAATCTGGAAGTGGCCCAAACTACTGCACGTAGTCTTGGTG CAGGACATCTGGCTCTTAGCTGTGATGTATCCAAAGAACAAGAAGTCCAAAATACTTTTGAGGAGATGCAGAGGAAATTAGGTCCCATTAACTACTTGGTTAATGCAGCTGCGATCAACAG GGATGGCTTGTTACTGAGAACCAAGACTGAAGATATGGTATCCCAGATTCACACTAACCTTTTGGGAACAATGTTGACATGCAAAGCTGCTGTAAAAAGTATGATTCAACAACAAGGAGGTGCTATTGTTAATATAG GAAGTGTTGTAGGACTTAAAGGCAACTCCGGTCAAAGTGTATACAGCGCTAGCAAAGCAGGAGTAGTTGGATTTTCACGCGCTCTTGCTAAAGAAGTAGCAAGAAAGCAAATTCGAGTCAACGTGGTTGCTCCAG GCTTTGTTCACACAGAGATGACTGCTCATTTGGAGGAAGAAGAGTTGAAGAAAGCAATTCCTCTTGGAAGATTTGGAGACCCTCATGAAGTTGCACAcgctgttttatttcttctagaGTCCCCTTATGTTACAGGGAGTACTTTAATTGTAGATGGAGGCTTGCAGCTTCTGACTTAA
- the CBR4 gene encoding 3-oxoacyl-[acyl-carrier-protein] reductase isoform X2, with amino-acid sequence MGKVCAIFGGSRGIGKAVAELLAQKGCRLAIIARNLEVAQTTARSLGAGHLALSCDVSKEQEVQNTFEEMQRKLGPINYLVNAAAINRDGLLLRTKTEDMVSQIHTNLLGTMLTCKAAVKSMIQQQGGAIVNIGSVVGLKGNSGQSVYSASKAGVVGFSRALAKEVARKQIRVNVVAPDLCVWIITSVLPK; translated from the exons atgGGCAAGGTTTGCGCCATTTTTGGAGGATCCCGAGGAATAGGAAAAGCTGTTGCAGAATTATTGGCACAGAAAGGCTGCCGCCTGGCGATTATTGCTAGAAATCTGGAAGTGGCCCAAACTACTGCACGTAGTCTTGGTG CAGGACATCTGGCTCTTAGCTGTGATGTATCCAAAGAACAAGAAGTCCAAAATACTTTTGAGGAGATGCAGAGGAAATTAGGTCCCATTAACTACTTGGTTAATGCAGCTGCGATCAACAG GGATGGCTTGTTACTGAGAACCAAGACTGAAGATATGGTATCCCAGATTCACACTAACCTTTTGGGAACAATGTTGACATGCAAAGCTGCTGTAAAAAGTATGATTCAACAACAAGGAGGTGCTATTGTTAATATAG GAAGTGTTGTAGGACTTAAAGGCAACTCCGGTCAAAGTGTATACAGCGCTAGCAAAGCAGGAGTAGTTGGATTTTCACGCGCTCTTGCTAAAGAAGTAGCAAGAAAGCAAATTCGAGTCAACGTGGTTGCTCCAG ATCTCTGTGTTTGGATTATTACATCAGTTCTTccaaaatga